Within Pseudomonas cichorii, the genomic segment ATCAAGGCTGATGTGGCGCAAAAGCTGCCGCCCCATGCCCAGCCCACCCCGGCGCAGTGGAAAATGATTTTCAGCGATACGCCTTCCACCTACGTGATTGCGGGTGCTGGGGCGGGCAAGTCCACATCGCTGGTGCTGCGGGTGTTGTTGCTTCACCACTACCTGGGGTTCGAGCTGGAAGCCATGACCGTGGTGACGTTCACCCGCGAGTCGCGCAAGGACTTCATCGGCAAGCTGATCGAGATAATGGCTTTGTGGGGGCATACCCTGAGCCACAAGCAGGCCCGGGATCTGGTTCGCACCTTCCACTCGCGAATCCTGCCTCTGGTTCGCAGCCTGCCGGGCTTCGAGCAACTGCGCGCTTTCGAGAATCTGGGCAATACGTCGGCCTCTGGGGATGAGGCTGACAGTAACCCGTTCGATCTGCGCATCAACGACGCCCAGCGTCAGCAATTGAACCTGTGCTATCGCGACCTCTATGCCAGCAGCGAACGCTTTCGCGAGGTGATTGCGCCGCTGTACCGCCATGCGCTGCAACTCAAGGAACTGGATCGCGATCATCCGGATGTGCAAAAGCGCATCACCGTGACCGAGCTGTCGTCCAAGCGCGATGAAGAACTGTGCGACATCATCGAAGACCTGTGGATACGGGCAAAGGCCTGGCCTGTAAAAGGCATTGAGCCCATGCGCCAGACCATTGAAATCAATGGCTTTGCCTTTCACGTTCACGGCTATATCGCCGAGCTGGATGCCTGGGTTGTGCTGGGGCTCGACTCCAGCGAAGACCAGCAGATGAAACGCCCCGGCGCCAAGCTTCCGGTCTGGGCCGAATGGGTCATCAAACGCACACTGTTTCAAGCTTTCTGCCGCAAACCGTTGATCTGGTTCGAGAACTACGAAGCGGCTGGCAAGGTGCTGCAGTCCCTGGCCGGATCGGCCGTAGCGGGGCCGGGGTTCGATTACCGGGTCAAGGGTGAGCTGGGCGCTGCACCGCTGCTGGATTGTTTTGTCATGGCTGCCAGCTTTATCGAGAACCTTGGCCTCGATGTGCCCTCTGCCGTGGCTGAAATGAGTTTTGCCAGCAATGACCCTGACCGGTTTTTCTTCGAGGGTTTGAGCCTGTTCTGGAAGGCCCTTGAGAACCATCTGCTGGATCAGAAGCCACCGATCATGACCTACAACCGGATGTTCGCCCTGTTTGGCGAAACATCACCGGAAAACCTGCGCCAGGTCAGCGATGAAGTGCTCAGGCCTCTGGCACACCTGATGATCGATGAGTTCCAGGATGTCTCACCGCAGATCGTGTCCTGGATAAGGGCCAGCCTGCAGGAAATCCGACGCCGTGGCCCGGCCATGCACACCGGTCGCGTGGCCCGGCATTCATCGTTGCTGTGTGTGGGTGATGACTGGCAGTCCATCTATGGCTGGCGAGGCAGCTCGCCACACTACTTCATGGAGTTTCCCAAGGAGTTCTCATCGCCCGCGACCACCAAGGTCATGCTCAGCGATAACTTTCGCAGCCATCAGCACATTATCGATGCCGCCGAGCATATCGTGCGCGCTGCTCCTGCCATTGCGGGCAAGAAGGCCAAGGCCAGCGGCGCTGTTCAGGAACTGGTGCCGATAACGGTGCTGAACCGCGATGACAATGAGCTGGCCGAGCGTGTGGCCGAGCACTACAACGCCGGTGACTCGATCCTGCTGCTGTATCGAAAGAGCAGTGAGAAGGCCATGATTTCCGAGCAGTTGAAATCCCTGATCCATGCCGATGCGGCCATGGGGCCGCAGGCACGGCGAATCAGGATGCTGACCTATCACAGCTCAAAGGGACTGCAGGCCGATGCGGTATTCCTGCTAGGGGATTGTCAGCACTCGACGCTGTCGCCCTACAAGAATCAGGTCTATCGCCTGGCCGGTCTTGGTGATGCCGCAGATTCGCAGTCGTTCGACAGTGCCCAGCAGGACGAAGTCCTGCGTCTGGCC encodes:
- a CDS encoding UvrD-helicase domain-containing protein produces the protein MPDDLPSALPPDLDIELNPPERLPLFKRLLSRLMGRGLTGLGAQHRPSWFQGHADGFLSGHIEGVNEGYAEGRLDGLEQGRNVLLIRDTRPSEHRGPKVDDHLFDDWRLGLTPELKKRIKADVAQKLPPHAQPTPAQWKMIFSDTPSTYVIAGAGAGKSTSLVLRVLLLHHYLGFELEAMTVVTFTRESRKDFIGKLIEIMALWGHTLSHKQARDLVRTFHSRILPLVRSLPGFEQLRAFENLGNTSASGDEADSNPFDLRINDAQRQQLNLCYRDLYASSERFREVIAPLYRHALQLKELDRDHPDVQKRITVTELSSKRDEELCDIIEDLWIRAKAWPVKGIEPMRQTIEINGFAFHVHGYIAELDAWVVLGLDSSEDQQMKRPGAKLPVWAEWVIKRTLFQAFCRKPLIWFENYEAAGKVLQSLAGSAVAGPGFDYRVKGELGAAPLLDCFVMAASFIENLGLDVPSAVAEMSFASNDPDRFFFEGLSLFWKALENHLLDQKPPIMTYNRMFALFGETSPENLRQVSDEVLRPLAHLMIDEFQDVSPQIVSWIRASLQEIRRRGPAMHTGRVARHSSLLCVGDDWQSIYGWRGSSPHYFMEFPKEFSSPATTKVMLSDNFRSHQHIIDAAEHIVRAAPAIAGKKAKASGAVQELVPITVLNRDDNELAERVAEHYNAGDSILLLYRKSSEKAMISEQLKSLIHADAAMGPQARRIRMLTYHSSKGLQADAVFLLGDCQHSTLSPYKNQVYRLAGLGDAADSQSFDSAQQDEVLRLAYVAITRAVRHCYWYIDESSAGNDPIKVPKASDRVAQDKPFFKDLRKNR